Proteins from a genomic interval of Asterias rubens chromosome 16, eAstRub1.3, whole genome shotgun sequence:
- the LOC117300916 gene encoding protein FAM167A-like → MKGYCGSMGPSQDSLPLLGIPIITVTPPKSPRETALRATSFDLETIDETECSINYQQKRSSANLLPQVHEWSPPPLRRHHTPVHHNDELDSSCTSSDDEDELKKLKSMTKRLRLSTRRPSYVEWCENLPKMLDLNANTKKCDTVEDVGDDNISSYSRRINTVEENIKWVRKELIAMKSQDHRLAIQLMRLRSDIQQLKLQKSYHEYRELIDTATESAQEGREQQTPLCDLPFRRENGLLFALEKPLKDFGVTRLNLFARRFSLS, encoded by the exons ATGAAAG GCTACTGTGGGAGCATGGGTCCATCTCAGGACAGTCTGCCTCTACTTGGCATCCCAATCATCACAGTCACCCCACCCAAGAGCCCTCGAGAAACCGCCCTCCGTGCAACCTCATTCGATCTGGAAACCATCGATGAGACCGAGTGCTCCATCAACTACCAACAGAAACGCTCCTCTGCAAATCTTCTACCACAAGTCCACGAATGGTCACCACCACCATTACGACGTCACCACACACCGGTGCATCACAACGATGAACTAGACTCCTCGTGTACATCTTCAGATGATGAAGATGAGTTGAAGAAACTCAAATCCATGACCAAGAGGTTGAGACTGAGTACAAGGCGACCATCTTACGTGGAATGGTGTGAGAATCTCCCCAAAATGCTAGACTTGAATGCAAATACAAAGAAATGTGACACTGTGGAGGATGTGGGAGATGATAATATATCGAGTTATTCAAGGCGAATAAATACAGTGGAAGAGAACATTAAATGGGTGCGAAAAGAATTG ATTGCGATGAAATCTCAAGATCATCGGCTTGCTATCCAGCTGATGCGTTTACGGTCCGACATCCAACAGCTCAAGCTTCAGAAAAGCTACCATGAGTATCGGGAACTCATCGACACAGCTACAGAGAGTGCCCAGGAGGGCAGGGAACAACAAACCCCTCTATGCGATCTACCATTCCGCAGGGAGAATGGGCTGTTATTCGCACTGGAGAAACCACTTAAAGACTTTGGGGTCACACGCCTCAATCTGTTTGCAAGGAGGTTCTCTCTTAGCTGA
- the LOC117300994 gene encoding coiled-coil domain-containing protein 43-like — translation MAAAMCPSAEFEDWLSKRLKAINIDDEVFGSYIYGIVEDDSTDDDKTEALMGILSGITEESVEETCQEILKQWQTSSNKSQLAYEEIKKDEPSTDATLSSIMERHATTQSKKETTNSKNSKDKQRLLARYAEISDGEDSSDDIDAEHDGPSRSEDLLMSRNTNKESVDKAVKDQRDKMKADYEKRREVEKQLREKDRLKALERKEKEKKRTQKGEKRR, via the exons atggcggccgcCATGTGTCCGTCTGCCGAGTTTGAAGATTGGCTCTCCAAAAGATTGAAGGCAATAAACATTGACGATGAAGTATTTGGTTCATATATTTACGGAATAGTCGAAGATGACTCGACAGATGATGACAAAACAGAGGCACTCATGGGTATTCTATCTGGAATAACT GAGGAGTCAGTGGAAGAAACTTGTcaagaaattttaaaacaatggcAGACTTCCAGTAACAAAAGCCAACTAGCATATGAAGAAATCAAGAAAG ATGAGCCTTCAACAGATGCAACTCTTTCCTCCATCATGGAGCGACACGCAACGACACAAAGcaagaaagaaacaacaaaCTCCAAGAATAGTAAAGACAAGCAACGGTTGCTTGCCCGTTATGCTGAGATTTCAGACGGTGAAGACAGCAG TGATGACATTGACGCTGAACATGACGGCCCTTCAAGATCAGAAGACT TGTTAATGTCAcgaaacacaaacaaagaaagCGTTGATAAAGCCGTGAAGGACCAGCGGGACAAGATGAAAGCTGATTATGAAAAACGCAGAGAGGTAGAGAAGCAACTAAGAGAGAAAGATCGACTGAAGGCTCTGGAGAGGAaggaaaaagagaagaaaaggACACAAAAAGGAGAGAAAAGACGGTAA